A segment of the Campylobacter vulpis genome:
GTAATTTTGGCACTTTCAAGCAGTCTTTTTGTATGCTCTTCTAGTCTAAAAATCGCCAAACCTCTATCCGTTTTATATGCTCTAGTTCCCTCAAATACAGCATTTCCATAGTGTAAAGAGTGGGTAAGAAAATGCAAGGTCGCATCTTTAAAATCGACAAGCTTTCCATCGAGCCAAATTTTTTCTGCGTGTATCATATTACCTCTTTTCATTTAAAAAGCCTGATTGTAGCAAAAATAGGCTAACAATTAGCTTTTTGATAAAAAGGAAGTAAATTTTTTATAAATTCATCAAGGGAATTTTCGCAAAAATCAAAATACAAGCTAGGCTCTATAAGCTCAACTTCATTGATGAAAGCATCGCCGTTTTTTTGTGGAAGTAAATCCACTCTAGCGTAGAGTAAATTTGAGCTATTAAGGGCTTTTAAAGCTTTTAAAGCTAAGTTAATGTAGGCTTTGTGAGGATTTTTAAGCGGAGATATTTTAACACCATAATTTGAATTTGCTCTCCAGTCCTTTTGTGTTTGTCTATGGATAGCATAAGCAAATTTCCCCCCAAAAAAGATAAGGCAAAACTCCCCCAGCTCCTCCACACTTTCGATAAAGGGTTGAATAAGTGCGCCGTGGGGAAATTCTGCTTTAGTGGGTGTTTTTTGCTCTAAAAAACGCACTCCATTTCCACTTTGCCCGACTAAGGGTTTAATTACGGCTTTTTCAAAAGGAATTTGACTAAGATTAAAATCCTCATCTTGCTTAAAAATCACGCTAGGGATAATGGGTAAATTTGCTTTTTCTAAGCTTTTAAGATAGCTTTTATCAGCGTTTGCTTTTAAAATTTCACTAGGATTTAAAATGCTAATTTTCGCCTTTTCAAGTGCGTTTAAAAAATGTAAAAAATTCGCATATTCTAAGCTATAATCCCACACGGCAAGGGGTAAGATGAGGGTATTTGAGGCTAAATTTTTTACATCAATTTCTTGCCAAGCTTTTAATTCACACTCAAAATGCAAATTTTCTAAGCTTTTTTGCAAATTTTTTAAGGCTTTATTACCCTCTTTATAAGCCTTGCAGGTGGCGATGAGGAGCATTATTTTAGCTCTTTGACATAAGCTTCAAGGCGTCCTTGATTAGTTACCACTCTTTTTTCAAGTTTAGGAACGGCGTTTTTGATTTTGTCTAAATTCTGTGCCTTTCCTACTTGTATGAGTCCTACCATATTCATCATTCTATGTGGCGGACACTCATAAAGATAAACGCCCTCTTTTTCAAATGTAAAAGTTGCTTTTTCATCAAGCTTGCTTTCAAATTTGCTAGCGCCCTCAGGCACGATGATACTTTTAGCCCAGTGGCTTTTGTGGGTTGGGATAAAAGTTACACTATCGCCCACTTCTATGTGTAAGACGGCTGGTTCAAAAATCATCGTTTGATTTTCGCTATCAAGATCAAGCATTTTCACTTCATAATTTTTCGCTTCTAAACTCATCATAAAAAGCCCTAAAAGCACTATTTTAACTACAAATTTCATTATATTTTCCTTTCAATTCTTTAGCGGCTGCCTTAGCCAAAACACAAGGCAAACCTCGCTCACAATAAAAAATATCTGCATCAATGCGATACACCTCTTTTAGCAAGTCCTTATTTAGCACATTTTCGGGCTTATCCTTAGCCTTAATTTTAGCTTCGTGTAAGATAATAAGCTCATCAGCAAACTGCGACGCAAGGGATAAATCGTGCAAAATCACAAGGGTAAGTAAATTTTGCTCTTTTGTGTGCTTTTTGACATTTTCTAACAAAACGCACTGATGATGCAAGTCTAAAGCCGAAACAGGCTCATCAAGGAGTAAAATTTGCGGCTCTTTCAAAAGCACAGAGGCAAAATTTACCATTTGTCTTTGACCGCCTGAAAGTGTGTTGATGTCCCTTTGTGCTAGGTGCAAAATGCCAAGTTCTTCCATAATTTTTGCGGCTTTTTTGATTTGCATATCGCTTAAATACATTCCTAATTGATTTCCAAGTCCAAGCAAAACAACTTCAAGAGCGGTTAAACTCGCCTCAATATAATTATCCTGCGGCATATAGCCTATGAGTTTTTTATTTAGCTCCTTATCTTCAAATTTGATTTTTCCTCCGCTTTTAAAGTCTCCAAAAATAGCTCCTAAAAGCGAAGATTTTCCCGCTCCATTTGCGCCTAAGATAGCGTAAATTTTACCTCTTGCAAGATTTAGATTGATTTGATTTACAACGCATAAATCTTTGCGATGCACACTGAAATTTTCAAGCTTTAGCATAGCTTTTCCTTGAGAAAATAATCCAAAAAAAGAAAGGCACACCAATTAAAGAAGTGATGATGCCAACAGGAAATAAAGCCCCTGGGATAATGACCTTAGATAAAACCGAAGCGATGGATAAAAACGCCGCTCCCACAAACATAGCACTCGGTAGGAAAAATCTCTGATCCTCTCCAACCAACATTCTAGCAATATGCGGTGCGACAAGCCCGATAAAACCTATAACACCAACAAAGCTTATCGCCGTAGCGGTCATAATGGACACTAAAACAAGGGTTTTAAAGCGTAGGAAGTTGAGGTTAATCCCCATACTCTTAGCCCTTGCCTCGCCTAATTTAAGTGCGGTTAAAGCCCAAGAATCACGTAGCAAAAACAAAACGCAAATGAGAGTTACTATGCTAACGATGGGCAAATTTGTCCAATTTGACTTTAGCAAAGAGCCAAAAAGCCAAAAAAGAATTTGTTGTGAAATTTCAGGAGCAGAAAGATACTGCACCAAAGAGAGAAAAGATTGAAATAAAAAAAGTAAAGAAATTCCTACCAAAACAAGCATAGCTGAGTCAAATCTCTTAAAACTTGCAAAACCAAAAAGCACAGAGGCAGCTAACATCGTCATTAAAAACGCTCCCACAGGAACAGCTGTGATAAGAGGCAAGCCAAAACTCCCAAAGGCTATCACCAAAGACGCCCCAAAGCCACTAGCCGCCGCAAGTCCTAGAGTGTAGGGGCTTGCCATAGGATTATTGAGTAAAGTTTGAATTTCAGCTCCGCCTATACCTAAAGCTGCTCCCACAACCAAAGCCATCAAAGCCATAGGAAGTCTTAAATCATAGACTATACTTAAGGTTGTTTGGTCGATTTCTTTTGAAGAAAAAGGCGATAAAAGTGCGTTTAAAACTTCTTTAGGGGCGAGTAGTGAGGGACCTGTGGCGATGTCAAAAATTAAAGAGATGAAAGCCACGCCCATAAATATAAGTATGATAAATAGGCGTTTTAGCTCCCTTTTTCTATGTGCTTTTAAGCTTTCTTCTATCATTTTGCTTGTATCCCAAAAGTCCCTTCAGGTATAACGGGGAGATAGTTTTTGTGAAAATTGATATAGGTTTGAATTGGGTCAATGTCCTCAAACAAGCTTGGATACAAAGCTTTAGCGATGTATTGTATCATTGCAGCATCAGCTAAGGTCCTTGAAGCACCCATATAAAGCCCATAAAGTCTATTATCCTTTATGGCGGGTAATGCACTCCAACCCGGTCTATTTTTATACGCCTCTAGTCTTTTTAACGCTTCTTTTTCATCGATATTAAAGCCCATAACCATCGCTTCTTGATTTTTCTTAAGTTCCGTTTCGCGTCCTGCTATCATAATGACATCGGGTTTTGAGATGAGAACTTGCTCAGGATTAATAGGCGCCCATTGTTTAACAAAAGGAGCGGCGATATTTTCACCTCCTGCTAAGTCAATCAAAGCTCCCCACATATCCTTTCCATAGGTAAAGCCTGTTTCATTAGGACCTTTATTGCCAAATTCTATGTAAATTTTGGGCTTAGGAAGTTGTGCCTTTTCTATTCTGCTAGCAACTTCATTTGCGGTATTTTTGTAAAAATCAACAAGCTCTTTAGCTCTTTTTTCTTCTCCTGTAATTACCCCTAAAAGTTCCGTGCTTTTGGCGTGAAGTTCGACTTTTTCCTTATTATAATCTAGCACGATGATGGGGATATTTGCCTCTATAATAGGCTCTAAATCAAATTCTAAAACTTGATATTGCCACGCCGCTAAGATAAGTAAATCAGGCTTTAAGGAAAGCACTTTTTCTACGGAAAAGGTTCCTACTTCAACCTCACCAAAATCTGCAATGGAATTTAATTTCGGTAAAGTTTTACTATAAAGCTCCCAACTTGCAGGAGTCCAATCCGTCCAAACTGCTTTAGAAAATCCCACAACCTTATCCAGGGCTTTCACTCCGCCAACAGCTAAAAAATCCGTATAATAAAAACCCAAAGCTATGCGTTTGACAGGCAGATTGAGCTTCACTTCCCTATCTAAAACATCTTTAAGAATCACTTCTTTAGAAAAACTAAAAGAAGAAATTAGCATTATAAACAATGCAACTTTAAAAATTTTTCGCATTTTTACTCCTTTTAAAAATGATAAATAATTTCATTTTAAAAATTAAAAGCGTATTGTATTTTTTAAAAACTTATAATTTGATAAATTTTTTAATAGCTATTATCATTATATAAATAAAAAAATTTCGAATAGGAATTTTTGTGTATTTTTAAATATGAAATCATTTTAAAATTAAAAAGTTTATATTAAGAAAAAACATAGATCTCACGCCTTTATATCCACACTTTTTAGAGTGTTTTTAGAAAGAATTTTGCTAAATTCTCCTGTTTTATCATCACTAAATTTAATCCCAAAAAGAAGTTCTAATTCTTCACTTTTACCAAATTTATTTTCTAATAATTTTTTTAAAAGCTCGTTTTTAGCATTGTCATCTTTATAGGTTTCTTTGTTTTGACTTTCGCTTTGTATGGGGGTGCGGGGATTTTTTGTTTTTTTTGTTTGATCGCTTTTAATCATTTTTGTTAAATCAATATTATTAATTCCTCGCATTTTCTCTTCTGCTTTTAAGAGATTTACAAATTCATCGTGTCTTTTTTTAAAATCTAAATATGTGTTTTTAAATTCATTTAAGCTTATATTAGAGTTAATCATCATTTGATATTCTTCATCTAAGCTTGTTGCAAGTTTGGATAATTCAGCATTTCCTGTAATATTAGCACGCTGAATAAAAAGCTTCATCGACAACCGCTCTTCAAAAGGGTTCCAGTCATTAGGATTACTTGAGGCTAAAAAAGCACTTTGTGTTTTATTAATATTCATAAAATTTTGAAAATCTTTACGCTCTAAATCGCTGATATTTTTATCGTTTAATATTTTTCCAAATAATTTTGTATCGCCTTCTAAAAAATACATTGTCGCACCATAGAGCTGAGAATTCAAAAGAGCCATTAAAACTCCGCCCTTATTTGCATTACCATTTTCAATATAGGCATTTTTATTTAAAACAACATCGCCATTATTGTTGCTAAAAATATTATTAATGTCAATTTTGTCAAATCCATAATTAGAAAAAGTGTTAAAAGTCAAATTAATTCTATCTTGTGCGAAAGTTATTTTTTCATATTCATCTTTAGTGAAAGTTTGAGTGATGTTGAGATTTTTATCTAAGATAAAAGCATAAGGTATGTTTGCTAATTCTTCTTGAGAAAAGGTGGAATTTGAAGTTTGCGGTATAAGTTGTGAGAATACTTTATAAGCATTACCTATGGTTTTGGCAATATCTATGGAAGTGTGAGTTGCATAAAAATATCCATCTCCAGTCTCCCATCTTACAAAGCTTTCCATATCTTTAGCATAAATCTTATAATCCTTTGGCAATCCTGCTGCTTCATTAAAATCACTTGTAAAAAAGCCCTCTTTATCCACGCCATAGCCTAAAATTTTATCTACCGCTTGAGTTTTATCGCTAATCAAACTTGATGTGGTGCTTGATAATTTTGCGTTTGATGTGTTATTAAAAGCATTTGCGTGATTATTTGGATAAGGGCTTATACTATTAATCATTTTTACCTTACACTCCAGCCACCAAGTTGATTTTCCATATATGCTTTATAATTTTTTGCAATATCCTTGATGAGGGCATTATAATTTAAATGGGAGCCAGAAGTTACGGCATCAAATTTGTAAAGCATCATATTTGCGTCTAAAGCACCCGTTCCGTAAGTAAAAAATACATAAGGTTTTCCTAAATTTGAAACTTTTACCTGTCTTTTAATGGTATAAACGGGAAATAGCCCATATTCACCGTATTTTTGATTAACCACTTGATTGAAAGCTGTAAGCATTGTTTTATTGTGATTATTACAGGTTGTTTGTCCTAAAGGACATAGACCTTTTGAAAATTCTTCTCCGCTGTATAAAGCCACCGCATACATTTCATTAGCATTGCCCCAGCCACTTCCAATTTGTAATGAAACCACATACCCACCCCTAACCTCTTTCATCTCATCAAGGCTAAGAATTTTTACTCCTACGCTGTTATCACTCACCGCATCATTACTTAGCTTAGCAAGAAGATCATTTGCAAAAGCAAAATTTGCTAATAAAGCACTTAAAGCTATGATATTTAATAATCTTTTAAACATTATTAATTTATTCATAAAAAAAGCTCCCGCACGAAGCGAGAGCTAAGAAAGTTTAAGCCACTAGAGTATGATTACTGAAGTAGTCTTAGAACATTTTGCTGGCTAGCGTTTGCTTGAGCCATCGCGTAAGCTCCACTTTGAGCTAGGATATTTGCTTTAGAGTAGTTTGCACTTTCACTTGCAAAATCCACATCGCGGATATTTGATTCAGCAGCTTTGACATTAACCTGAGTTACGGTAATGTTGTTGATGGTTGCTGAGATTTGATTTTGCACAGAACCGATGTCCGCACGGATTTGGTCTAGGTTGATGATAGCACTTTCAGCCACATCCATTACAGCCATAGCACCTTTGAGTGTGGTTACACCTGCGGTTTGCACTTGACCGATATTTTCAGCCTTAGTCGTTTCTCTTACAACGCCAAGATTAGATAAAACTACACTAAGACCATTTGCTTGAGCCGAACCAATTAAAAGATCGCCTCTAACACTCGAGATTGCATTTACAGCCACAGTATAAACAGTTGAGAAAGCAAGAGCTGAAAGACCGCTTACACCCATAGCAGAGAATGATATGGTGGAGAGCTGTCCAAGTCCAGGTCCTATATCAACCATTAGTCCAACATTTGAAATTTTAGAAGTTACCCATATAGAAAAACCACTACCACCACTATTGACAAGAGTTGTTATAGTACTCATACCTGTTCCTGCAAGCACCGTAAGAGAACTAACGCCTACTTGGATACTTCCTAGTCTTTCCACAGAGTTAAAGCCCATAGCTTCAGCCAAATCTTTAGAAATTTGCCCCTTAGTCTCTCTTAAAGAAACAGAAGATTGAGAGACAAGCTTATCGTGTTCAAAGCCAAAGCCAGTTCCCTCTATTGCTATATCTCTACCATCATTTTTCACTAAGGATAAACGCCCATAGTTTTCCATCATATTAATGGCTATACCAGCACCAGCACCTATGCTACCTGTGATTTTAATCCCACGACCATCAGCTGAAGTAAGCACTAGCTTACCTTCTTCATCTAAAGCTGCTTGAACACCTGTAGTATCTTTAACAGCATTGATAGCGGCAATTAGGGAGCCGTTTTTGTCCCCATTTTCGTATGCTACTTTACCGATAATTACACCATTAATTGCGAAATTGTCATTTGTTGTGCCTGCCATAACGGTCCTACCACCTACAGTTTGGACATTAAAGCTAGCACGAACACCTGTTCTATCAGCTACTCTGTTAATCTCTTCAGCTAAAGCACCAAGTCCAGTTCCAACGGAAGTAGAGATTTTAACCGCTTGAAATTTGAAATCGTCAATACCATTATAGTTTTTAATGGTCATTTGAGCCGTGCCACTTTTAATGACTTGCGCACCTGTTTCAAATCTCGTAAGACCGATTTTAGAGCTTTGAGTCGCACCGATAGTTGCTTTGATGGTTTGGTTTGAGCTAGAGCCTATTTGAAACTCTTGATTGATAAAACCACCACTTAATAGCTGCTTTCCGTTAAAGGAAGTTGTATTAGCAATGTTGTCAAGCTCTTCCATAAGTCTATTGATGTCTGCTTGAAGCATTGTTCTTGTTTTAAGACTTTGACCATCTTGAGCTGCTTGAGTTGCCTTAGTCTTAATTGTATCTAAGATTTTAAGCTGCTCGTCCATAGCCTTGTCTGCTGTTTGCAAGATGCCAAGCGCATCGTTACCATTGTTAATAGCTTGTCCCAAAGTAGAAGCTTGAGAGCGTAAGCTATCCGCTATCGCCATCCCTGAAGCATCATCTGCTGCTGAGTTAATCCTAAGACCAGAACTTAGTCTTGCCAAAGAAGCATCTAAGCTTTTGCTATTAAGGTCGGAGTTAGCTTTAGCGTTAAGTGCCGCAACATTTGTGTTAATACGAAATCCCATTTTAAATCCTTTTAAATGAATTCAAGCTCTAATCCTTGAGCTTGTTATCCACTATATCGTTTAGTTTAAAAAAAAGTTTATAGCTTTTTTCAAAAATTTAACAAAAAGCGAATTTTGGGTGGCGGGTGTGCCTAGTCAAAATAAAAAAAGCCTACGATTTGCTTAATAATCTTGTCTTCTAAGGAAAGCTGGGAGCGAATTTTATCGCTTAAATAAGCTGTTCTTGCTAAGAGACTTGTTTTTTGTGTGGTATTTTGGCTTTGAATTTGAAGATTAACTTGCAGGGTGTAAAAATTTTCCACTAGCCATTCTCCTTTGCTTTCAAGGGGGTCAAGATTAAAGAAAAAGTCCGCTGAAGTGCTGACCCTTTGAGCGTAAGAGCGTTTTTTAAAGTCGATGTAGTTGAGTAAAATTTCATAGGTTGGATTTTCTTTTACCTCTTTCAAGCCTAAATTTTGAAGACTTCGTGAGAGTTTAACGCTAAGTTCGCTTTGTGTGGAGGAGGCGTTATGAAAGATGATTTTAAAGCTTTCGCCCTCTTTTGCTTTGATGAAAATGCCCTCATTATTTGTTGTAAGGGCAGTTTGCATTAAGCCTTGTGAGGCACAAGAGACCAAAAACAAGGCTATAAAAAGGCTAAAAAAAGCTTTCATTCTATAATGGTCGGTGTAGCGACAAGTCCTAAGGAGCGGTATTTTCTATAAAGCTCAAAAACGGCTTTTGTTTCAGCTTCGCTTATTTTAGGGTAGCTTTTAAGCTCTGGGTTAAAATACTTTCTTAAAATGGCAATTTTCTCCGCATCTGTTTTGGCATTTTTGCTTTCTTTATAGATGAGGGCGGACTTTTCAAAAGCACTTTTTCCGTGTGCGACAGGGGCTAGGATAAGGTTGATTTGCTTGGTTTTAAGCTCTTCTTCTATACTTTTAAGCTGCTCTATGCAGTAAGGACATTCAGGGTCAGAAAAAACATAAATGCTAGGCTTGGTTTTATCCCCTAAAGAGATAATCATTTTTTCTTTTTGCACTTCTTTCTTGGCATTTTTGGCAAAATTTTCACGCGCTTGTTCGAATTTTTTGATTTCAAATTCTTGGCGGTAAGAGCTTTTAGCCTTAAGGTCGATGATGTCAGGGACGATTAAATTGTCCTTTGTGAAAAGCACTTCTTCTTGCTTTGCACCTTGCACCTCTATGCTTAACACTATGCTTTCAAAGCCTGTGTCGGCAACTTTCTCTCTTTTGACTATGCTTAGTTTTGCGTCTGGAAATTGCGCTTTAACACTGCTAGAGTAAAAGTCTAAAATTTCTTTATCACTCGCGGCAAAAAGGCTTAAACAAGCACTTGCTAATATTATAATTTTTTTCATTTGTATCCTTTCGTTTTTGACATTATAGAGTGAGAATTTAAATGTTTGATTTTAAAAAGCGTTTTTCATCTTTTTTTATGATGTTTTCATCAAGGTCGAGGTATTCTAGGTAGGCTATGGCATATTTTCTTGAAAAGTTAAATTTGCCTTTCATCGTTTGCACATCAAGGGGAGTAGCCTTTAATAAATTTAGCATTTGTTCTTTAAAGGCTAAAAGGGCGGATTTATCGACAAAAAGATTATGTGCTAAACGCACGACTAAGCCTTCTTTTGTGAGTTTTTTAAGCATAAGATCGCCGCTTTTTCTATCAAACTCTAAGCTCTCATAAAGATTATAAGGTGCTTCTACTTGCAAAGCTTGAGCTTTGATTTTCTCATATAAAGCGTTTGAATTTTTTTCTTGTAGTTTTTCAAAATCCACGCCTTTTTTGAAAAATATCCCATTTTTAAATTCCAAAATAGACATATTTTCTAAAGCAAAAGCACAAATTCTCTCACTCGCCCACGCATTTCTTAGCGCTAGGGAGTGTGCTGAAAGCATAGCGTAGGGGTTTTTTTCTAAAATTTTATCAATGTGCGTTTTAAGCAAATCAACACAACTTAAATCATAAATGTTAAGGTTTTTCTCATCGACAAAAACCTCTTTTAAATTTTTAGCTATTTCAAGGGCTTGGCTGTGATTAAGTTTAAATCTTTGATAGCTTGAAAGCAAACCAAAGCCTTTTTTATGGGCGTTTTTAAGCAAGTTAAAGGCGTTTGAAAAATCTTTATCGTAAAGCAAATTTAAAAGCCTTAGTTTTAGCTCTTTATTTAGCGGCTCATTCACAGGATTTAGCACGACTCCACCGCCTTTTACACGCCCATTTTCAAGCAAGATAAATTTCTCATCAAAGCATAAATACATAGGCTTTTTAAAACGAATTTGTGCGAAAAACTGCCCATTTTGTAAGTCTTTTAAGATATGAATTTTTGCTTCAAGCTGTTTTGTGCCAACGCAAAAGATGTAGTTTTGATTACTTAAATTTGGAGCTTTCACATAAGCTTCGATTTGTAAAAAGGGTTTAAAAAAGCCTTTTTTGCTTAGCAAAAAGCCTTTTTGTAAGCTTTTATAATCGCAGTTTAGACTCAGTGCAACCCTAGCTGGGGCTTTGATTTTATCTAAATTTGAATCGTGATTTTGTATATTTTTGATGATAAGTTCTTTTTGTGTGTCAAGGCAGATGATTTTTTCTTTAAGGGCGATTTCTCCCTCATTTAAAGAGCCTGTAACGATAGTGCCTATACCCTTTAAGGAAAAAATTCTATCGATATAAAAGCGAAAGATGTAATTTTCATCTGTGTTTTTTTCCTCTAGGCTAAGAAGATAATCTTTAAGCTCTTTAATGCCTAAATTTGTGTGAGTTGAAGTGTGGAAAATCTTTAAGGGTTTAAAAGAAAGCCCCCTTAAAATGTCCTTTGTTTTGCCCTCCATATCCTCACACAAATCACATTTACTAAGCACTAAAATAATATCCTTAACACCCAAAAGCTCCAAAACGCTAAGATGTTCCAAGCTTTGTGCCTTTAAGCCCTCATTTATATCTACAACAAACAAGCAAACATTAAAGCCAAATGCCCCACTTATCATTGTTTTAAGCAAATCTTTGTGTCCGGGCGTATCGATGAAAGAGAGTTTTTTATCCTCTGTTTCTAAGCTTGAAAAGCTAAGATTTAGCGTAATTTGCCTTTCTTGCTCCTCTTTGAGCGTGTCGCCCTCAAAGCCGTTAAGTGCCTTAATGAGTGAGGTTTTGCCGTGGTCGATGTGTCCTGCTGTGCCGATGATTAGCATAAATTCTCCATTTCATTGATGAGCTTTATTAGCCTTTCTAGCTCGCTTTCTTGTATGCTTCTAAAATCAAGCACCAAAGCTTTATTTTCCACCCTTGCGATAATGCCTTGTTTTCTTAAATTTTCTTGCATTTTAAGGGCGTTTCCGTTAAAGCTTAGAACAAAACTTTCAAGCATTTTATCAGGTAGTGAGCCTCCGCCAACTAGACCTTTACTTTGCCTTAGTTCGCTTTTAAATTTAAGCTCTTTTTGCACCCTTAAAGCCTTTGCCCTAATGTGCGTTAAATCATCATTTAAAAGCTTTAAGGTAGGGATTTTATCATACTCTTTTTGTAAATACGCCTTTAAGCTTTCATTGAGAAAAACAAGGCTAAGTTTATCAATGCGTAGCATTCTTAAGAGTTGATTTTGCCTTAGTTTTGCAATGAGCCTTTTTTTACCAAGTATAATACCAGCTTGTGCCGAGCCAAAAAGCTTATCTCCGCTAAAGCTTAAAAGGTCGCATTGCTTCACGAGCTTTTTAATCTCAGGTTCGTTAAAACTTAAATTTTTAGGTAGCTTTTCGCACCACCCAGAGCCTAAATCATAATAGCTAATGAGTCTTTTTTTCTTCGCTAAAATTCCCAAATCCTTAATGCCAACCTCCTCACAAAAGCCCTTAAGCGTGAAATTTGATTTATGCGTTTTTAAAATGAGCTTTGTTTCTTTTGTGATGGCATTTTCGTAGTCTTTAAGATGAGTTTTATTACTCGTGCCAAGCTCTTTTAAGCTTACACCTGCTGCTTTGATAACTTCAGGGATTCTAAAATTTCCCCCGATTTCGACTAATTCGCCCCTAGAGCTTAACACTTCTTTGCCAAAAGCTAAGGAATTTAACACCAAAAAAACAGCGGCGGCGTTATTATTAACGATTAAAGCGTCCTCGCATTCAAAAAGAATTTGAAGCTTTTCAAGCACGGCATCATATCTTGAGCCTCTTTTTCCGCTTTTAAGATTAAATTCTAAATTTGTATAAGAGCAAAGGCTTTTTTGACAGCTTTTAAAAAGCTCTTCATCAAAAATACTCCTACCTAAATTTGTATGAATTACCACGCCTGTGGCGTTGATAAGAGCTTTAAAGTCCCTATTTTCATACTCTTTAAGGGCATTTAAAATTCTTAAAATAAGGGCATTTTTATCTAAAAATTCCTTATTTTTCTTACACTGCTTTACGACTTTTTTAGCAAAATATGCCTTAAGGGTGTGAGGAAAGCTCTTTAAACGCTCATCATCAAGCAGGGTTTGAATTTGGGGGAATTTTTGAAAATCGTTCATCTTAAGCCTTAAGAAAATATTAGCCTATTTTAACATATAATTTTAAAAAGGAAAGAATATGCTTAATTTTACTTATATTAAAAACGAATTTATTCAACCCCTAGATGATAAAATCACTCTTTTAGAAAAACCTAGTAAAGAGGAGGTTTTAATCACAAATGATCCTCGCCAAAAGGCTGAAATTTACGCCCCTGAAATTAATTTTTATCTCAAAAATTCCCAAGATAGCATTTTGCAAAAAAGCAAGCTTGTTTTAAAGCTTTATGAAATGAGGCTAAGCGTCTATGAAAACGGACTTGACTTTGAAAATACTAAAGAAATAGCAAACCGCATTTTAATCATTGCTAAAAAAGATGAAAAAAGAGAAAGCTTTTTAAAAGAGGCGGGATTTAAAGTAATAAGCCTTGAAGAAAGCGAAGTTTTAAGCGTGTTTGGGAGTGTGGGGGAGCTTTGTGCGGTGCTTAAAAATGAGGGCGAGGAAGTGGAGCTTGATTTTGATATTTTGCTGTATGAAAAAGAGAGGCAGGATTTTAAAAGACAAAGTGGCTGTTATAATTTAGCAAATTTTAAAGATGAAAAAGAGCTTTTAAACTTTTTGCAAAGCAAAAGCCCAAATTATAGTTTCAAAACTTTCATCACTTATAATTCTAGCGTTTGTCAATACCACGAAAGACGCAGTGAGCATTGTGCTAAATGTGCGGAAATTTGCCCTACAACGGCGATTTTAAAGGACGATGAAGAGAGGCATTTGGAATTTTCGCAAATTGACTGCCTTGGCTGTGGAGGTTGCGTGAGTGTGTGTCCTAGCGGGTCGCTTGATTATGCGCCGATGAATAGGGATAGTTTTTTTAAAATGCTTGATTTTGTAGCGGGGAGTAAAATTTGCATTATC
Coding sequences within it:
- the selB gene encoding selenocysteine-specific translation elongation factor, with translation MLIIGTAGHIDHGKTSLIKALNGFEGDTLKEEQERQITLNLSFSSLETEDKKLSFIDTPGHKDLLKTMISGAFGFNVCLFVVDINEGLKAQSLEHLSVLELLGVKDIILVLSKCDLCEDMEGKTKDILRGLSFKPLKIFHTSTHTNLGIKELKDYLLSLEEKNTDENYIFRFYIDRIFSLKGIGTIVTGSLNEGEIALKEKIICLDTQKELIIKNIQNHDSNLDKIKAPARVALSLNCDYKSLQKGFLLSKKGFFKPFLQIEAYVKAPNLSNQNYIFCVGTKQLEAKIHILKDLQNGQFFAQIRFKKPMYLCFDEKFILLENGRVKGGGVVLNPVNEPLNKELKLRLLNLLYDKDFSNAFNLLKNAHKKGFGLLSSYQRFKLNHSQALEIAKNLKEVFVDEKNLNIYDLSCVDLLKTHIDKILEKNPYAMLSAHSLALRNAWASERICAFALENMSILEFKNGIFFKKGVDFEKLQEKNSNALYEKIKAQALQVEAPYNLYESLEFDRKSGDLMLKKLTKEGLVVRLAHNLFVDKSALLAFKEQMLNLLKATPLDVQTMKGKFNFSRKYAIAYLEYLDLDENIIKKDEKRFLKSNI
- a CDS encoding bifunctional thiol oxidoreductase, which produces MKKIIILASACLSLFAASDKEILDFYSSSVKAQFPDAKLSIVKREKVADTGFESIVLSIEVQGAKQEEVLFTKDNLIVPDIIDLKAKSSYRQEFEIKKFEQARENFAKNAKKEVQKEKMIISLGDKTKPSIYVFSDPECPYCIEQLKSIEEELKTKQINLILAPVAHGKSAFEKSALIYKESKNAKTDAEKIAILRKYFNPELKSYPKISEAETKAVFELYRKYRSLGLVATPTIIE
- a CDS encoding flagellin; the protein is MGFRINTNVAALNAKANSDLNSKSLDASLARLSSGLRINSAADDASGMAIADSLRSQASTLGQAINNGNDALGILQTADKAMDEQLKILDTIKTKATQAAQDGQSLKTRTMLQADINRLMEELDNIANTTSFNGKQLLSGGFINQEFQIGSSSNQTIKATIGATQSSKIGLTRFETGAQVIKSGTAQMTIKNYNGIDDFKFQAVKISTSVGTGLGALAEEINRVADRTGVRASFNVQTVGGRTVMAGTTNDNFAINGVIIGKVAYENGDKNGSLIAAINAVKDTTGVQAALDEEGKLVLTSADGRGIKITGSIGAGAGIAINMMENYGRLSLVKNDGRDIAIEGTGFGFEHDKLVSQSSVSLRETKGQISKDLAEAMGFNSVERLGSIQVGVSSLTVLAGTGMSTITTLVNSGGSGFSIWVTSKISNVGLMVDIGPGLGQLSTISFSAMGVSGLSALAFSTVYTVAVNAISSVRGDLLIGSAQANGLSVVLSNLGVVRETTKAENIGQVQTAGVTTLKGAMAVMDVAESAIINLDQIRADIGSVQNQISATINNITVTQVNVKAAESNIRDVDFASESANYSKANILAQSGAYAMAQANASQQNVLRLLQ
- a CDS encoding cupredoxin domain-containing protein, which translates into the protein MKAFFSLFIALFLVSCASQGLMQTALTTNNEGIFIKAKEGESFKIIFHNASSTQSELSVKLSRSLQNLGLKEVKENPTYEILLNYIDFKKRSYAQRVSTSADFFFNLDPLESKGEWLVENFYTLQVNLQIQSQNTTQKTSLLARTAYLSDKIRSQLSLEDKIIKQIVGFFYFD
- a CDS encoding bacteriocin, with product MNKLIMFKRLLNIIALSALLANFAFANDLLAKLSNDAVSDNSVGVKILSLDEMKEVRGGYVVSLQIGSGWGNANEMYAVALYSGEEFSKGLCPLGQTTCNNHNKTMLTAFNQVVNQKYGEYGLFPVYTIKRQVKVSNLGKPYVFFTYGTGALDANMMLYKFDAVTSGSHLNYNALIKDIAKNYKAYMENQLGGWSVR